In Streptomyces nojiriensis, the sequence GTGGTCCGGGCGGACCGGACTCAGCCGAGGCGGGCCCGGACCCGCTTGGCGAGCTCGGCGGCGGCCGCGCCGGGGTCGGTGGCCTCGGTGAGGGCGCGGACGACCACGATGCGGGTGGCGCCGGCGTCCAGCACCTCGTCCAGGTTCGAGCCGTCGATGCCGCCGATGGCGAACCAGGGGCGGTCCTGCTCCAGGGAGGCCGCGTACCGGACCAGGTCCAGGCCCGGGGCGTGGCGGCCGGGCTTGGTGGGGGTGGGCCAGCAGGGGCCGGTGCAGAAGTAGTCCACGCCGGCTTCGGCGACGGCCGCGTCGACCTCGCCCTCGGCGTGGCAGGACCGGCCGATCAGCACCCGCTCGCCGAGGATGGCGCGGGCCGCGGGGACGGGGATGTCGCCCTGGCCGAGGTGCAGGACGTCGGAGCCGATGGCGTGGGCGACGTCGGCGCGGTCGTTCACGGCGAGGAGCTTGCCGTGGCGGCGGGCGGCCTCGGCGAAGACCTGGAGGTGTTCGAGTTCCTCCCCCGCCTCCATGCCCTTGTCGCGGAGCTGGACGATGTCCACGCCCGAGGACAGGACGGCGTCGAGGAACTCGGGGAGGTCACCCTGGCGCTTGCGGGCGTCCGTGCAGAGGTAGAGCCGGGCGTCGGACAGCTGCATGGGTTTACCCCCCGTGATGGAGGCGGTGTACGGGCCGCG encodes:
- the thiE gene encoding thiamine phosphate synthase: MQLSDARLYLCTDARKRQGDLPEFLDAVLSSGVDIVQLRDKGMEAGEELEHLQVFAEAARRHGKLLAVNDRADVAHAIGSDVLHLGQGDIPVPAARAILGERVLIGRSCHAEGEVDAAVAEAGVDYFCTGPCWPTPTKPGRHAPGLDLVRYAASLEQDRPWFAIGGIDGSNLDEVLDAGATRIVVVRALTEATDPGAAAAELAKRVRARLG